Part of the Streptomyces sp. NBC_01264 genome, TGTCCAGCGGCACGCACAGCGGACGGCCGTCCAGGTCGTCTGAAATTCAGGACCCGGATTCCAGGCCGATCAGAACGGGCCGTAGAGCCAGTTGCCCGGGGCATCCGGGTCCTCACTGGTGAAGAACTCCACCACGGCGGCATCGATTTCAGCCGGATCCAAGGTGCCGTTCCCATCGCGGTCCAGGCGGCGGAACGCCTCCTCCATCCGCTGCGCGGGCACTCCACCGATTGCCCGGCTGAGCCGCAGGTACTCGTCCAGCCCGATCAGTCCGTCCTCGTCGACGTCCGTCAGGGCGAGCCACGCCGAGGCCCCCGCGTGCAGGGTCTCCAGCAGGGTGACGGGGCTGGCGGCCACCGAGCGTCGGATCCCCTGCTCGAAGGCTTCGAGGTCGAGGCGGCCGCCCCCGAGATCGAGGTGTGCGAGGTGGTCGGCCCAAAGCCGGTGCAGGGCGTCGCGGAGCGTGCGGATCCGGTCCGGCTGCCCCGGGAACGCTTCAGCCATCCGGTCGGCTACAGCAGCCAGGTCGTCTTCCCTAAGGTAGCCGTCCCGGTCGGCGTCGAGCAGCGTGAACATGTAGTGCATCTTGCGGGTCAGCACCGGGGTGGCGAGGTCGGGCACGAGGGTTCCTCCGAGGAGTGGCGGACGTCAATGCGGTCTTCGCGGCCCATCCTTCGCGGGGCCGATCATCGCCGCCCTCGTCCCTCACCCATCCGGACGCGGGGAACAGACATCCAGTCGTCACCCACTCGACGGCGTCTCAGGCGGCACCACACCCCGGGCGCGCCCGAGGCCCCTGCAAGGTCCGGCC contains:
- a CDS encoding EF-hand domain-containing protein, with translation MPDLATPVLTRKMHYMFTLLDADRDGYLREDDLAAVADRMAEAFPGQPDRIRTLRDALHRLWADHLAHLDLGGGRLDLEAFEQGIRRSVAASPVTLLETLHAGASAWLALTDVDEDGLIGLDEYLRLSRAIGGVPAQRMEEAFRRLDRDGNGTLDPAEIDAAVVEFFTSEDPDAPGNWLYGPF